GAAACTTATTTGATTTAATACATGATTTAGACTTGAACTCAGAGCATTTTTGCATGCAATTTAAATCGATACAGTTTTTGCAAAGTTTATTACAAGCATCACTACAGATATGTTTTACATGACATGTTCTTCGATTAACACAACCACCTTTATACTCAGAGCGGCTGGCTTTAAATGTTCGATTCCTTTTTATCTCTTTTGATATAGTCCGTGGATCTTTATCTAATCTCCTTGCCATCTCCTTAAGAGGGTAGTCTTCTGTTAATGCAGTTTCAATAATCTTTCTTTCGTCAACAGTTAAGTGTTTTCCTTTATTAGTTGTTTTATTTAACACAGTTTGTTCTCCTGTTTTACAGGATAGACATCTATATTAGTATAGTTCATATTCTTTGCAGGAGTAAGTTCCGTCCTCTGTAACACTAAGTTCCGTTTGGTGCTGAAAAACGGAACTTAAAAATTCATTCTAGTAAATAGTTAGAAGGAGAGCAATTATGACTGGAATCAAATATGAAATAGTAGAGCATATTGGTGTTTTATCAGAAAACAATAAAGGCTGGAAAAAGGAACTAAATCTGATAAGTTGGAATGAGCGTGAACCTAACTATGATAT
This region of Alphaproteobacteria bacterium genomic DNA includes:
- a CDS encoding PC4/YdbC family ssDNA-binding protein — its product is MTGIKYEIVEHIGVLSENNKGWKKELNLISWNEREPNYDIRDWDENHEKMGKGVTLSKDELISLSAFIDEMEK
- a CDS encoding helix-turn-helix domain-containing protein, producing the protein MLNKTTNKGKHLTVDERKIIETALTEDYPLKEMARRLDKDPRTISKEIKRNRTFKASRSEYKGGCVNRRTCHVKHICSDACNKLCKNCIDLNCMQKCSEFKSKSCIKSNKF